A portion of the Lolium rigidum isolate FL_2022 chromosome 1, APGP_CSIRO_Lrig_0.1, whole genome shotgun sequence genome contains these proteins:
- the LOC124663784 gene encoding BTB/POZ and MATH domain-containing protein 1-like gives MGVRQVTGSHVLRIDGFTQLSKTVANNTEMRSGTFNVGGHDWCLACYPNGCSDLYKGYISIFLQQASHEKTGAATAKGQLSILDRDGMPSCTKHITERTFKGPPFGWGEIDFVKHQDLDKDKHLHDGCLTVLCDVTVTEHYTHDHVEVAASAAPPFDLRGQLAEAMWNIKKVDVQIETDLLLASTANVTAKLRIDDMDAEVFKALLRFMYTDSPPETSQLQEAAMAEKILVSADRYKLDRLKLVCEKALCQHIDMSSLAATLALAERHRCSVLTAACIKFLSSPGNLEAFIAADGIKQLKERCPSALLDLAVKN, from the exons ATGGGCGTCAGGCAGGTGACCGGCTCCCACGTGCTGCGGATCGACGGATTCACGCAACTCAGCAAGACGGTGGCGAATAACACTGAGATGAGATCAGGCACGTTCAACGTCGGCGGCCACGACTGGTGTCTTGCATGCTATCCAAACGGTTGCTCCGATCTGTACAAGGGCTACATCTCCATCTTCCTCCAGCAGGCGAGCCACGAAAAGACCGGCGCCGCCACGGCAAAGGGCCAATTGAGCATACTCGACCGGGACGGGATGCCATCGTGCACCAAACACATAACCGAGCGCACCTTCAAGGGGCCTCCCTTCGGCTGGGGCGAAATAGACTTCGTGAAACACCAGGATCTGGACAAGGACAAGCATCTCCACGACGGTTGCCTCACCGTCCTTTGTGACGTCACCGTCACGGAGCACTACACGCACGACCATGTCGAGGTTGCCGCGTCAGCAGCGCCGCCGTTCGACCTGCGCGGGCAACTCGCAGAAGCCATGTGGAATATCAAGAAAGTAGATGTCCAGATCGAG ACGGATCTGTTGCTCGCCTCGACCGCCAACGTGACCGCCAAGCTACGCATCGATGACATGGACGCCGAGGTGTTCAAGGCTCTGCTCCGGTTCATGTACACGGACTCGCCTCCGGAGACGAGCCAGCTCCaggaggcggccatggcggagaaGATTCTTGTCTCCGCGGACAGGTATAAGCTGGACAGGCTGAAACTCGTATGCGAGAAGGCGCTGTGTCAGCACATCGACATGAGCTCTCTCGCTGCCACTCTAGCGTTGGCCGAGCGGCACCGTTGCTCCGTGCTGACCGCGGCGTGCATCAAGTTCCTCTCTTCCCCTGGTAATCTCGAAGCGTTCATAGCGGCGGATGGGATCAAACAGCTAAAGGAACGTTGCCCCTCTGCTCTGTTGGATCTCGCGGTGAAGAACTGA